The DNA sequence TCCATCGCATGGGCACCTGACAATAGCTGTTCGAAATTGTCAAAACCAATTGAAAGGGAGATAGACAAACCAATTGCTGACCATAGAGAGTAACGACCGCCTACCCAGTCCCAGAAACGGAACATGTTAGCTTTGTCAATACCGAATGCAGTTACCTTTTCCTCATTGGTAGAAAGGGCCACAAAGTGTTTCGCTACTTCATTCTCTTCTTTAGCAGCTTTCAGGAACCAGTCTTTCGCACTCTGTGCATTTGTCATCGTCTCCTGAGTAGTGAATGTCTTTGAAGCGATAATGAAGAGTGTAGTCTCTGGGTTTACAGCTTTCAGTGTTTCTGCGATATGCGTACCATCCACGTTAGAGACGAAGTGTACATTCAGGTGAGTCTTGTAAGCTTTCAAGGCTTCGCTTACCATCAAAGGACCAAGATCAGAACCACCAATGCCGATGTTTACAACATCTGTAATCGCTTTGCCTGTATACCCTTTCCACTGTCCTGATACTACTTTGTTTGTAAATTCCTTCATCTGTGCCAAAACAGCATTGACTTCAGGCATTACATCTTCACCATTCACTTTCATTGGATCATTGGAGCGGTTACGCAATGCAGTGTGGTAAACCGCGCGTCCTTCTGTCTCGTTGATCGCTTCACCGTTGAACATACTGTCGATGGCAGCTTTCAGCTCAACCTCGTTCGCAAGGTCTATCAGCAGTTGTTTTGTCTCGTCAGTGATGATGTTTTTCGAGTAGTCTAGGTAAAGCTCTTCAAACTTTACAGAAAACTTCTCAGCTCTAGAAGCATCTTGAGCGAAAAGGTCTCTCATATGGGTACCTTGGATTGCCTCAAAGTGTGAGACAAGTGCTTTCCAAGCGTTGGTTTCAGTCGGATTGATTTTCTTTAACATGGTTTCTCTAAAATTGTATATATAAAGTGGTAAAAATCGAAATTATAAGTCGGAACAAAATTACAATTTCAGATCAGTTTTAAAACCGATTTTTGTCACTTTACAAAGATCAAATGATGCTTTTTGGACATAAAAAAAGGATATCACTTCTGAATCAGTGATATCCTTCTGTTTTTTGTATTGAAATCCTCAGAGTAAATGGGCGAAAGTGGGTATCGTATTAATCCTTTTGACAGGATCATAGATGTCAAATCCCTGTACAACTCCATTTTCATCAATATAGAAATCTGTAAAGTAAGTATTAATGCCATTAGCAGATGGAATATGGCTTTTGTAGCGTAGGATCTTTTTTGAGGCTTTATTAGGCGCACTGATTGCCCTGCTTTTGTTGTCTGCCCTGCGTTGCTGCTTTACAGTATTTTTACTTTCCTTTTGACAATTTCTACCTGTGCTCTCATCTGAGTTGTTGCTAGGCTCAATTCCGTCATATGAAATGATTGCATCAATTTCATCCCTAAATTGATTTACTTCAGAAGTGTACTCTCTTTTTGCAGAGTCAGGAAGGGAAGTCTCGACTTGTACTGAGCGTGCCATTGGACGGGCAGACGGGAGAAACTTTTTCCACTGAGTGGACCTTGTAACAACTTGTTGCGGTGCTTGATAAACTTTTGTTCCCTCAAGTACTGCAATACGTTTATGACTTTGTGGTGTTGTTTGTTCAGGATGAATCGACAATGAAGCAAAAATGTCTTCTTTGGTCAGGATCAGTTCAGTTTCATTCGCATAAAAGTCGTGATAGAAGGTAGTATCACGTGCTGATCTGAAATCAATTTT is a window from the Limibacter armeniacum genome containing:
- the pgi gene encoding glucose-6-phosphate isomerase: MLKKINPTETNAWKALVSHFEAIQGTHMRDLFAQDASRAEKFSVKFEELYLDYSKNIITDETKQLLIDLANEVELKAAIDSMFNGEAINETEGRAVYHTALRNRSNDPMKVNGEDVMPEVNAVLAQMKEFTNKVVSGQWKGYTGKAITDVVNIGIGGSDLGPLMVSEALKAYKTHLNVHFVSNVDGTHIAETLKAVNPETTLFIIASKTFTTQETMTNAQSAKDWFLKAAKEENEVAKHFVALSTNEEKVTAFGIDKANMFRFWDWVGGRYSLWSAIGLSISLSIGFDNFEQLLSGAHAMDKHFHNTDFDKNIPVILALLGVWYNNFFGAESQALLPYDQYMHRFAAYFQQGDMESNGKYVDRSGNPVDYQTGPIIWGEPGTNGQHAFYQLIHQGTKLIPADFIAPAQSHNALSDHHPKLLSNFFAQTEALMMGKTEEVVVDELKAAGKTAEEIEALKTFKVFEGNKPTNSMLVKKVTPFMLGAMIAMYEHKIFAQGVIWNIFSFDQWGVELGKQLANKILPELGGDEKVTSHDASTNALINTYKEMR